In Agromyces sp. G08B096, a genomic segment contains:
- a CDS encoding LLM class flavin-dependent oxidoreductase, giving the protein MRSFGTLSFGHYGPLGGGRELSAADSMLQAIDLAQGMDDLGVNGVYFRVHHFARQQASPMPLLAAIAARTERIEMGTGVVDMRYENPLHLAEEAAAVDLISGGRLALGVSRGSPETVIRGYEAFGYTGSTDPRGADLARDHFARFLQAIEGEGLAERDPSSQFGGGHGMQRIEPYSPGLRSRIWWGAGNRDSAEWAGRVGVNLMSSTLLTEDRGLPFDELQAQQIEAFRAAWREAGPPGEPRVSVSRSIFPITTAEDELYFGGRQDGDGVGMIDGIRSTFGKTYAATPDKLVEQLQRDAAIRSADTLMLTIPSQLGVEFNLRLVAAFAEHVAPSLGWEPTTA; this is encoded by the coding sequence GCCATTACGGTCCCCTGGGCGGTGGGCGCGAGCTCTCCGCGGCCGACTCGATGCTGCAGGCCATCGACCTCGCCCAGGGCATGGACGACCTGGGCGTGAACGGCGTCTACTTCCGCGTGCACCACTTCGCGCGCCAGCAGGCGTCGCCGATGCCGCTGCTCGCGGCGATCGCGGCCCGCACCGAGCGCATCGAGATGGGCACGGGCGTCGTCGACATGCGCTACGAGAACCCGCTGCACCTCGCCGAGGAGGCGGCGGCCGTCGACCTCATCTCGGGCGGGCGGCTGGCGCTCGGCGTCAGCCGGGGGTCACCCGAGACCGTGATCCGGGGCTACGAGGCGTTCGGCTACACGGGGTCGACCGACCCGCGGGGCGCGGACCTCGCGCGCGATCACTTCGCGCGCTTCCTGCAGGCGATCGAGGGCGAGGGCCTCGCCGAGCGCGACCCGTCGTCGCAGTTCGGCGGCGGCCACGGGATGCAGCGCATCGAGCCGTACTCGCCCGGGCTTCGCTCGCGGATCTGGTGGGGTGCGGGCAACCGCGATTCCGCCGAGTGGGCGGGCCGCGTCGGGGTGAATCTGATGTCCTCGACGCTGCTCACCGAGGACCGGGGCCTCCCGTTCGACGAGCTGCAGGCGCAGCAGATCGAGGCCTTCCGCGCAGCCTGGCGCGAGGCCGGCCCCCCGGGCGAGCCGCGGGTGTCGGTGAGCCGCTCGATCTTCCCCATCACGACCGCGGAGGACGAGCTGTACTTCGGCGGGCGCCAGGACGGCGACGGCGTCGGCATGATCGACGGCATCCGCTCGACGTTCGGCAAGACCTACGCGGCGACGCCGGACAAACTGGTCGAGCAACTGCAGCGGGATGCCGCGATCCGGTCGGCCGACACGCTGATGCTGACCATCCCGAGCCAGCTGGGCGTGGAGTTCAACCTGCGCCTCGTCGCCGCGTTCGCCGAGCACGTCGCGCCGAGCCTCGGCTGGGAGCCGACGACCGCCTGA